In the genome of Lysobacter sp. 5GHs7-4, the window TCGATCCTCGATGCGCGATGCCAGCAGATAGATGTTCTTGCGCGCCATCGTGTATCCGGGCAGACCTTTCGGCCCCTTCCGGATCTTCATCGCGGTACGTTCGACAGCGACGTCGAAGTAATACTTCACGCCATCTGTCGTGAGCAGATAGAAGCCTTCGCCGGGATAGCCGTTCTTGACGGTAGGCAAGCAACCGACTCGGCCCATCGATTTGAGCACCCACGGGTAACTCGAACCGTTCGTGGGGTCCGTGTTGAGGTTGTGATCCACCAGCATCGGCTCGTCGCCTACGCCGGGCACATGCAGGCGATAGCCGTGCGACACCTCCTCCGAGCTGATCAGAAGACCCTCTACGGCCGGCAAGCCCGGAAAGGAACAGCGCTTGTACCGATTCGGGGAGGACGCCCCCGCCACCGACCACCCCATGTTGCTGGACACGGTCGTCTGAATATACGGAACTTCGACATCCCAGTTCCCGAGCCCGCCCAATTGTTCGGGCAGATACCACCAGTCGATCGGCAGACGCCGACCGAATTGCACGGGCAGGCCACTGCTGCCCGGAACATCGATGTCGATATTCACGAACTCGGTCTTGCCTGTCGCATCCGTCGTTCGGTTGCCGAACACCCCTTCGCCGGCGGCGGTGATCGTCGAGGCTGCCTGAATCTTCTTCTGGTACTCGGCCTCGGTCGTCATGGACTGAGCCGCCACCGAACCGGCCGCCGCCCACATCAATGCAATCAGAACGATGCTGGAGAACAGGGTGAACGCGCGACGATTCGCGCGCGCACCGATTGCCGGACGCGCCGCTGTAGGCACAAGATAAGACTGCATGCGATGACGCTCTTGCCGGACGAACGGCCGGTATCGAACCAAACTTCAGAACCGGCGTTGCCGATCCCCCCGAATACAGTTTGGAGCCTAAAGCGCGGTCGTCGCAAATGCTGCGAAGTCAGATCCGAATCACTTGTGCCAACCAGGTGCAGAACAACACTTCATTGACGCCTTAATCGCGCGCACAGACGCATCGCACGCTCAACCTGACCGTGATGGTCGAACGAAACCTCGGAGGCGGCGGCTGCCGAACTTACAACGGCAATGACGGCTGCAACGGCTCGATCGTCCCCTCGCCCCGCATCACCCGCTTGTACTCCGCGCGCGACACCGAGATGTAGCGATCGTTACCGCCGATCTCGACCTGCGGGCCGTCGAGCACCGCGCGCCCGGCTTCGTCGACGCGCACGGTCATGGTGGCCTTCTTGCCGCTGTGGCAGATGGTCTTGATCTCGGTCAGCTCGTCCGCCCAGGCCAGCAGGTATTGGCTGCCTTCGAACAGTTCGCCGCGGAAGTCGGTGCGCAGGCCGTAACAGAGCACGGGGATGCGCAGCTGGTCGACGACCTCGCTGAGTTGCCAGACCTGGGAGCGGGTCATGAACTGGGCTTCGTCGACCAGCACGCAGTTCAGCGCGCCGTGGGCGGCGATGTCGGCGCGGATCAGCGCCTCCAGGTCCTGATCGTGGCCGAAACCGATGGCATCGGCCTTCAGGCCGATGCGCGAGGCGACGGTGCCGCTGCCGGCGCGGTCGTCCAGGCGCGGGGTGAGGATGGCCACGCGCATGCCGCGTTCGCGGTAGTTGTGCGCGGACTGCAGCAGGGTGGTGGTCTTACCGGCGTTCATCGCCGAGTAGTAGAAGTAGAGCTTGGCCATGCGCCTAGTGTAGGCAAGGGCGGGGCAAGTTCGCAGATTGCGCGGTGGGGTGGAGCGTGGTTGGGGGTGCGGATTCGGGTGGGGGCTCGGTGAAGCGGTAAAGCAAATCCCCCCCCCTTGCCCCCCTTTTTCAAAGGGGGGAACAAAGCTGCGCCTGGATTCGATACCGCCGACTGGTCTTCCCCCTTTGGAAAAGGGGGATTGAGGGGGATTTGCTCTTGGCAATGCGTCCCTACTTCTCCGGTGCCTCGACCTTTTTCACCTCGCCCACCTCGACCTGCCCGGTCAGCGTGCGCAGCAGCAGACCCTGGTCCTTCCAGTAGGCGTCGGTGCGGGTGCGGTGGTCGCCGTAGAACTCGCCCTGGGCGATGCCGCGCATGGCCTGGACCGACACCGCGCTGCCGCCGCCGGCGGCCCAGATGTCCGGCCGGCCCAGGCCTACGTCCAGGCGCGCGGTCTGGGCGCCGACGCGGCTGCCGGTCTGGCTGCGGGCGAAGTGGCGGATGTGCGAGTTGATGCGCGGCAGCGTGGTCGCGTCGCCGTAGCGGGCGAAGTAGCCCTCGCCCTGCACCGCCACCTGCACCTGCTGCTCGGGCGTCAGCGATTCCCAGATTTTCTCGCGCATCGCCAGCAGTTCGGCGTTGTCGCCGCGCTCGGCGGCCAGGTCGGCCCAGATGTAGGCCAGCACGGGGTTGCGGTCGGTGCCTTCGCCGTACCAGTGCATCATGCTGAGGAAGTGCTGCGAATATTTGTCGGCGTAGCGCGAGGCGTGTTGGAACTGTTTGATCGCCTCGGCGTAGCGGCCGTTGTCGTAGGCCCAGATGCCGTGCCAGCGGTGCAGTTCGTTCGGGTGGCCGGCCGATTGCAGGATCGCGGACTGGTAGATGTCCAGGTTGGTCGCGCGTTCACGCTGCTGCGCGGCGGGGGCGGCCCAGGCGGCCAGGGGCAGCAGCAGGCACAGCAGCAGGCAGGGGCGGGCGTTCATCGACGGCTCCTCGTGGATGGCGGCATGGCGAATGCCCCGTACCTCGTGTGGCCTGCGATCTTTTCGTAGGGCTGACGCGAGTTCTTATCGCAACGGCCCCTGAAACGCCACGGCCAACACGGACGCGGGTGCGTTCGTGTTGGCCGGTGTAGCACCCGGACCGGGTGGGAACAATGGCTATTGCCGGCTTTTCGCGCCGCCGCCGACCTACGGTCGTTGCGGCGGCGCGGTCCGGCGACCACCGGAGCGGTGGTTACGGCGCGGGCTTGGGCGTCGGCTCTTCAGGAACTTCGGGCACCGGCGCGTCCACTTGCGGGCGGGTTTCCGGAATGCGCGATTCGACCTTGGGCGCGTCGCCTTCGCGCACCACCTCGACGTCGCCGACGTCGACGCGACCGATCGCCGGCTTCATCCAGATGTTGTCCTGCCAGGCCCAGTACTTCTTGGCGTCCCAAAAACGCTCGTCGTAGAACTTCGAGCCCGGAATCGACTGCTCGCCGGCCGGGCCGGGCACCAGGATCTGCAGATTGCCGGTAAAGCCGGTACGGCTGCCGGTGGTATTGCGGCGGCCGGTGCGCAGTTGGAACTCGTAACGCGGCTTGGCGGCCTCGTCGCCGAAGCGCGCATAGACCTCCTGCCCCTCGGCCGTGGCGCGCTCGCGCTCGGCCGCGCTCAGTGCGTTCCAGTACCGTTCGCGCAGCCCCAGAAACCCGGCATAGCCGCGCTCGGCCGCCAGATCCATCCAGGCGTAAGCCATGGCGCGGTCCTGCGGCGCGCCCTCGCCGTTCCAATACATCTCCGCGACCATGCCCTGCGAGGGCTTGTCGGCGAAAAAGCTGGCGCGACGGAAGAAACGCAGCGCATCGTCGAAGCGCTTCTCCTTGTACGCGTCCATGCCCAGCATGCGGTACTTCAGATCGGGGTGGTGGGTCAGGAAGCCGGCGGTGATCAGCAGCGGGTCCTCGACCGGATCCGGCGGCGGCACGGCCTTCTTCTCGGCCGCGATGGCCCCCAGCGACAGCGGCAACAGGGCCAACAGCAGGATCGTCTTACGCATCACGTCGTCCTTCTCACGTTCTCAGGTCCAGGGAACCAGGGTAGCCGGTCTGGGCCACCCGAGCAGGTAAACTCATGGGCTACGCGCCGGGATGGCGCGCGCCGGCCAAACACGCAAGTGCTTGATCCAGCGTGTGCGGCATCGGGCTGGCCCGACGTCGCGATGTTCGAACCGGTCCAGGACGGATCGGTTGGAACTTCCCTCAGATAGACCGGCGCAGCCGCCGAAAGATGACAACGATGCACGGCCTCAATCCCCCCCAGCGCGCCGCCGTACTGCACACCGAGGGCCCCCTGCTGGTGCTCGCCGGCGCGGGCAGCGGCAAGACGCGCGTGATCGTCGAGAAGATCGCCCACCTGATCGCGTCCGGCCGCATGCCGGCCAAGCGCATCGCCGCGATCACCTTCACCAACAAGTCCGCCAAGGAAATGAAGGAGCGCGTCGCCAAGCGCATCAAGGGCGACGCCGCCGAAGGGCTGACCATCTGCACCTTCCACGCCTTGGGCCTGCGCTTCCTGCAAATCGACCATGCCAAGGCTGGCCTGCGCCGCGGCTTCAGCGTGTTCGACAGCGACGATTCGTCGGCGCAGATCAAGGACCTGCTACCGCCCGGCAGCAAGCCCGACGTGCTGGACAACATGCGCAACCTGATCTCGCGCGCCAAGAACGCCGGCCTCTCGCCCGAGCAAGCGCTGGAGCTGGCCGCCAGCCCGCGCGAGATGGAAGCCGCATTGCTATACCAGCGCTACCAGCAGCGCCTGACCACGTTCAACGCGGTCGATTTCGACGACCTGATCCGCCTGCCCGTGCAGATGCTGGAAGCCGACGAAGAGCTACAGCTGGCCTGGCGCGAGCGCATCGGCTATCTGCTGGTGGACGAGTGCCAGGACACCAACGATGCGCAGTATCGGCTGCTCAAGTGCCTGGCCGGCGCGCGCGGTCTGTTCACCTGCGTGGGCGACGACGACCAGTCGATCTACGCCTGGCGCGGCGCCAATCCCGACAATCTGCTGGAGCTGGGCAAGGATTATCCGGCGCTGGAGATCATCAAGCTGGAGCAGAACTACCGCTGCAGCAACCGCGTGCTGCGCGCGGCCAACACGCTGATCGCCAACAATCCGCACGAGCACCCCAAGACGCTGTGGAGCGATCAGGCCGACGGCGAACGCATCCGCGTCTGGGAGTGCCGCGATAGCGCGCACGAGGCCGAGAAGGTCGCCAGCGAGATCCATTTCCTGTCGCAGAAGCACAGCGCGCCCTGGAGCGATTTCTGCATCCTGTTCCGCGGAAATCATCAAAGCCGTGCGCTGGAAAAGGCGCTGCAGCTATTGCGCGTGCCGTACCACCTCAGCGGCGGCACCGCGTTCCTGGAGCGTCACGAGGTCAAGGATGCGCTGTCGTGGCTGCGCCTGATCGCCAATCCCGACGACGACGCGGCCTTCCTGCGCGCGGTCACTTCGCCCAAGCGCGAGGTCGGCGCGACCACGCTGGCCAAGCTGGCCGAGCTGGCGCAGCAGGCGCACATGCCGATGTCGCGAGCGGCCGAATCGGTGGGCGCGCTCAAACAGCTGGCGCCGCGCGCGGCCAACGCGCTGGACGGGTTCACCAGCATCGTGCGTTCGCTGCGCGGCGAAGCGCAGCGCATCAGCCCGGCCGAACTGGTGCGCGTGCTGGGCGAACGCAGCGGCCTGCTCGCTTCGATCCGCGCCCAGTGCAAGGACGAAGCCGGCTTCCAGCGCCGCAAGCAGAATCTGGAGGAACTGTCGGACTGGTTCGACGGCGGCAAGGGCGCAGGTCCGGGAGAACTGGCCGCGCAGCTGGCGCTGCTGTCGCACGCCGACAAGGGCGAGGCCGGCAACCAAGTGCGCCTGATGAGCTTGCACGGCGCCAAGGGCCTGGAGTTCCGTTATGTATTCATCGTCGGCGTCGAGGACGGCAACCTGCCGCACGAGGCCAGCATCGACGAAGGCCGCCTCGATGAGGAACGCCGCCTGATGTACGTGGGCATCACCCGCGCCAAGGAAGCGCTGTACCTGTCGCATGCGCGCGAAACCCAGCGCTGGGGCGATCGCATCCGCCTGCAACCCAGCCGTTTCATCGACGAGTTGCCGGCGGCCGAACTGCAACGCGACGGCGCCGATCCGGTCGCCGATGCCGCGCGCAAGCAGGAACGCGCCAGCGCCGGTTTCGCCGCGATCAAGGCCTTGCTGGAAGGCTGAGCGCGCGCCCGACGGAGGAATGCCATGAGCGAACGCGACCACAGCCGCCTGCACATCCGCGACATCGCCGACGGCGATCATGCGGCGGTGCTGGCGTTGAACCTGGAATCCGAGGCCCTGCTCAGCCCGATGGACGCGCCGCGGCTGCGCGCCCTGCTGGACGAGACGGCGTATGCGCGCGTGCTGGTCGAGGGCGAACAGGTGTTGGGCTTCCTGCTCGCGTTCCGCGAAGGCTGCACCTACGACAGCCCGAACTACCGCTGGTTTCAGGCGCATTACCCGCGCTTTCTCTACATCGACCGGATCGCGGTGGCGGCATCGCAGCAGGGCCGCGGACTGGGCGCGGTGTTCTATCGCGACCTGTTCGATTTCGCACGCGCCGACGGCATCGGCGCGATCGCCTGCGAGTTCTACAGCCAGCCTTTGAACGAAGGCTCCAGCCGTTTCCACGCCAAGTTCGGTTTCGGCGAAGTGGGCACGCAGTGGGTCGCCGAAGGCCGCAAACAGGTGTCGCTGCAGATCGCCGCGCCCTGAGCGGCGCGGCGGGATTGCACGGCCGCGCCGGTTGCGGGATGGTGCGAATCCCAGCCCGGTTCGGACACGAGCATGCCTGCCTCCATCGCCTTGTCGCGTAGCGCCTTCGTCGCCGCCCTGTTCGCCGCCGCCGCCGCGCAGGCCGGCGAACCGCCGCAGTTCCTGCAATCGCCCGATGCGGGCGCGGCCACGCTGCCGTTCTCCGAGGCGGTGCGCAGCGGCGATCTGCTGTTCCTGTCCGGCCAGATCGGCACTGTGCCCGGCAAGCTGGAGCTGGCGCCGGGCGGGATCGCCGGCGAATCCGAGCAGACGCTGGACAATATCGAGCGCGTGCTCAAACGCCACGGCGCGACGATGAGCGAGGTGATCAAGTGCACGGTGTTCCTGGCCGAC includes:
- a CDS encoding thymidine kinase: MAKLYFYYSAMNAGKTTTLLQSAHNYRERGMRVAILTPRLDDRAGSGTVASRIGLKADAIGFGHDQDLEALIRADIAAHGALNCVLVDEAQFMTRSQVWQLSEVVDQLRIPVLCYGLRTDFRGELFEGSQYLLAWADELTEIKTICHSGKKATMTVRVDEAGRAVLDGPQVEIGGNDRYISVSRAEYKRVMRGEGTIEPLQPSLPL
- a CDS encoding SEL1-like repeat protein encodes the protein MNARPCLLLCLLLPLAAWAAPAAQQRERATNLDIYQSAILQSAGHPNELHRWHGIWAYDNGRYAEAIKQFQHASRYADKYSQHFLSMMHWYGEGTDRNPVLAYIWADLAAERGDNAELLAMREKIWESLTPEQQVQVAVQGEGYFARYGDATTLPRINSHIRHFARSQTGSRVGAQTARLDVGLGRPDIWAAGGGSAVSVQAMRGIAQGEFYGDHRTRTDAYWKDQGLLLRTLTGQVEVGEVKKVEAPEK
- a CDS encoding sel1 repeat family protein, which translates into the protein MRKTILLLALLPLSLGAIAAEKKAVPPPDPVEDPLLITAGFLTHHPDLKYRMLGMDAYKEKRFDDALRFFRRASFFADKPSQGMVAEMYWNGEGAPQDRAMAYAWMDLAAERGYAGFLGLRERYWNALSAAERERATAEGQEVYARFGDEAAKPRYEFQLRTGRRNTTGSRTGFTGNLQILVPGPAGEQSIPGSKFYDERFWDAKKYWAWQDNIWMKPAIGRVDVGDVEVVREGDAPKVESRIPETRPQVDAPVPEVPEEPTPKPAP
- a CDS encoding UvrD-helicase domain-containing protein, coding for MHGLNPPQRAAVLHTEGPLLVLAGAGSGKTRVIVEKIAHLIASGRMPAKRIAAITFTNKSAKEMKERVAKRIKGDAAEGLTICTFHALGLRFLQIDHAKAGLRRGFSVFDSDDSSAQIKDLLPPGSKPDVLDNMRNLISRAKNAGLSPEQALELAASPREMEAALLYQRYQQRLTTFNAVDFDDLIRLPVQMLEADEELQLAWRERIGYLLVDECQDTNDAQYRLLKCLAGARGLFTCVGDDDQSIYAWRGANPDNLLELGKDYPALEIIKLEQNYRCSNRVLRAANTLIANNPHEHPKTLWSDQADGERIRVWECRDSAHEAEKVASEIHFLSQKHSAPWSDFCILFRGNHQSRALEKALQLLRVPYHLSGGTAFLERHEVKDALSWLRLIANPDDDAAFLRAVTSPKREVGATTLAKLAELAQQAHMPMSRAAESVGALKQLAPRAANALDGFTSIVRSLRGEAQRISPAELVRVLGERSGLLASIRAQCKDEAGFQRRKQNLEELSDWFDGGKGAGPGELAAQLALLSHADKGEAGNQVRLMSLHGAKGLEFRYVFIVGVEDGNLPHEASIDEGRLDEERRLMYVGITRAKEALYLSHARETQRWGDRIRLQPSRFIDELPAAELQRDGADPVADAARKQERASAGFAAIKALLEG
- a CDS encoding GNAT family N-acetyltransferase, whose product is MSERDHSRLHIRDIADGDHAAVLALNLESEALLSPMDAPRLRALLDETAYARVLVEGEQVLGFLLAFREGCTYDSPNYRWFQAHYPRFLYIDRIAVAASQQGRGLGAVFYRDLFDFARADGIGAIACEFYSQPLNEGSSRFHAKFGFGEVGTQWVAEGRKQVSLQIAAP
- a CDS encoding RidA family protein, which encodes MPASIALSRSAFVAALFAAAAAQAGEPPQFLQSPDAGAATLPFSEAVRSGDLLFLSGQIGTVPGKLELAPGGIAGESEQTLDNIERVLKRHGATMSEVIKCTVFLADIKEWPAFNEVYRRHFKAPYPARSAMAASGLAMNARVEVECIAQVSNR